A genomic stretch from Azospirillum lipoferum 4B includes:
- the bcsA gene encoding UDP-forming cellulose synthase catalytic subunit, protein MTNLSGAKTVVRPLNNKAQQSRRQPNLNSRRLSLRSVLLWILLLLSAGLFLALAALPVGRFASAAISVGVVAAAFVLGRFARRFWHARTLTVLLLAFVTFRYFFWRLTGTLPPVDDLVNFIPGVTLFAAEALSFVLFLTSLFVIIDPIAREPSEPTGDPAFWPSVDVYIPSYNEEPELLETTLAAAVCIDYPRDKLRVYLLDDGGTDQKLAHSNPEQAAAAKQRRETLTALCERLQVTYMTRPRNEHAKAGNINHAFQKTSGDLVLILDADHVPTVGILKATVGFFQQDTGLFLVQTPHFFVNPDPVEYNLGTFERMPSENEMFYYSIQPGLDRWNGSFFCGSAAILRRAALEEVGGFSGDTVTEDCETALELHSRGWRSVYLPRPLIAGLQPETFDSFIAQRSRWTQGMIQLFLLKNPLFKRGLTIAQRLCYTSTMLYWFFWFWRPIFLLSPLCYALFGLEIYRINLPDFACFVIPHVFAAAFLSQFLHGRMRWPLFSELYEYLQSFHVSRAALATMIRPRDPVFKVTAKGQSVEEDGFSPLATPFIVTTLLLAAGLAACAWRYSMFPEHRAAIVPVAVWCSLSLLLALGGLAVVYERKRVRRQERFTVDRPAVLKLADGTAIDLTVADVSAGGVGLLVDPKWRDSISRPDQTPVLTITATETEAATTTGVRIFRIEMRNGELAVGASFAPRDRQDIVEMARFVFGNSVGWDVFLDRKRVAAPTFFGGLLFFATRVVPRLGHVLLALPRALWRILSFQAP, encoded by the coding sequence ATGACGAATTTGTCCGGCGCCAAGACTGTTGTTCGTCCTCTGAACAACAAGGCGCAGCAATCCAGACGACAGCCGAACCTGAACAGCCGCCGGTTATCGCTGCGTTCTGTTCTGCTCTGGATTCTTTTGTTGCTGTCGGCCGGTTTGTTTCTTGCGCTCGCGGCTCTGCCCGTCGGACGATTTGCCAGCGCCGCGATTTCGGTCGGCGTCGTGGCGGCGGCCTTCGTGCTGGGGCGCTTCGCCCGGCGATTCTGGCATGCCCGCACGCTGACCGTGCTGCTGCTGGCCTTCGTCACCTTCCGCTATTTCTTCTGGCGGCTGACCGGCACGCTGCCGCCGGTCGACGATCTGGTGAACTTCATTCCCGGCGTCACCCTCTTCGCGGCCGAAGCGCTGTCCTTCGTGCTGTTCCTGACCTCGCTGTTCGTCATCATCGATCCCATCGCCCGCGAACCGTCGGAACCGACGGGCGATCCCGCCTTCTGGCCCAGCGTCGACGTCTACATCCCCTCCTACAACGAGGAGCCGGAACTGCTGGAGACGACGCTGGCCGCTGCGGTCTGCATCGACTACCCGCGCGACAAGCTGCGCGTCTATCTGCTGGACGACGGCGGCACCGACCAGAAGCTGGCCCACAGCAACCCGGAGCAGGCCGCGGCGGCCAAGCAGCGGCGCGAGACGCTGACCGCGCTGTGCGAAAGGCTGCAGGTCACCTACATGACCCGGCCGCGCAACGAGCATGCGAAGGCCGGCAACATCAACCACGCCTTCCAGAAGACGTCGGGCGACCTCGTGCTGATCCTGGACGCCGACCATGTGCCGACGGTGGGCATCCTCAAGGCGACGGTGGGATTCTTCCAGCAGGACACCGGGCTGTTCCTGGTGCAGACCCCGCATTTCTTCGTCAATCCCGACCCGGTCGAATACAACCTCGGCACCTTCGAACGGATGCCGAGCGAGAACGAGATGTTCTACTACTCGATCCAGCCGGGGCTCGACCGCTGGAACGGCTCCTTCTTCTGCGGGTCCGCCGCCATCCTGCGCCGCGCGGCGCTGGAGGAGGTCGGCGGCTTCAGCGGCGACACGGTGACGGAGGATTGCGAGACCGCGCTGGAGCTGCATTCGCGCGGCTGGCGCAGCGTCTATCTGCCGCGCCCGCTGATCGCCGGGCTGCAGCCGGAGACCTTCGACAGCTTCATCGCCCAGCGCTCGCGCTGGACCCAGGGCATGATCCAGCTGTTCCTGCTGAAGAATCCGCTGTTCAAGCGCGGCCTGACAATCGCCCAGCGGCTCTGCTACACCAGCACGATGCTGTACTGGTTCTTCTGGTTCTGGCGGCCGATCTTCCTGTTGTCGCCGCTGTGCTATGCCCTGTTCGGGCTGGAGATCTACCGCATCAACCTGCCGGATTTCGCCTGCTTCGTCATTCCGCACGTCTTCGCCGCCGCCTTCCTGTCGCAGTTCCTGCACGGGCGGATGCGCTGGCCGCTGTTCTCGGAACTCTACGAGTATCTGCAGTCCTTCCACGTCTCCCGCGCGGCGCTGGCGACGATGATCCGGCCGCGCGACCCGGTGTTCAAGGTCACCGCCAAGGGCCAGTCGGTGGAGGAGGACGGCTTCTCTCCCCTCGCCACGCCCTTCATCGTCACCACGCTGCTGCTGGCGGCCGGGCTGGCGGCCTGCGCATGGCGCTATTCCATGTTCCCGGAACACCGGGCCGCCATCGTCCCGGTGGCGGTGTGGTGTTCCCTCAGCCTGCTGCTGGCGCTGGGCGGGCTTGCGGTCGTCTATGAACGCAAGCGCGTCCGCCGGCAGGAGCGCTTCACCGTCGACCGTCCCGCCGTGCTGAAGCTCGCGGACGGGACCGCCATCGACCTGACCGTCGCCGACGTGTCGGCGGGCGGCGTCGGGCTGCTGGTCGATCCCAAATGGCGCGACTCCATTTCCCGGCCGGACCAGACGCCGGTGCTGACCATCACCGCGACGGAGACGGAGGCGGCGACCACCACCGGTGTGCGCATCTTCCGCATCGAGATGCGCAACGGCGAGCTGGCGGTCGGCGCCAGTTTCGCCCCGCGCGACCGCCAGGACATCGTCGAGATGGCGCGTTTCGTCTTCGGCAACAGCGTCGGCTGGGACGTCTTCCTCGACCGCAAGCGGGTGGCCGCCCCGACCTTCTTCGGCGGGCTGCTGTTCTTCGCCACGCGGGTGGTGCCGCGGCTGGGGCATGTGCTGCTGGCATTGCCGCGCGCCCTGTGGCGCATCCTGAGCTTCCAGGCTCCGTAA
- a CDS encoding AEC family transporter: protein MPTLALLSDAFAVLAPVFVVAALGYGWTRARLPYDSAFITAFAVNVSSPCLVFSALTRLRLSPDAMAEMAAAAAACMALTALASVPVLLAARLPLRVYVPAMAFPNAGNLGLPLCLFAFGEAGLGLAVLFYAVMSVGQFTLGPALAAGRFDLGQMVRTPTIYAVALAVAIQLAELPLPAWIGNTTTLLGNCAVPLMLFSLGVALSKLQLSGAVRALSMSAFRLSAGFAMGLLVAWAMGLTGATRGVVLVQSSMPVAVFNYLWALRYDNSPEDVAGMVLGSTAMAFVALPALLMMVMQ, encoded by the coding sequence ATGCCCACCCTCGCCCTTCTGTCCGATGCCTTCGCCGTGCTGGCCCCCGTCTTCGTGGTGGCGGCGCTGGGTTATGGCTGGACGCGCGCCCGGCTTCCCTACGACAGCGCCTTCATCACCGCCTTCGCGGTCAACGTATCGTCGCCCTGCCTGGTGTTCTCGGCGCTGACCCGGCTGCGGCTGTCGCCCGACGCGATGGCGGAGATGGCGGCCGCCGCCGCCGCCTGCATGGCGCTGACCGCGCTGGCGTCGGTGCCGGTGCTGCTGGCGGCGCGGCTGCCGCTCCGGGTCTATGTGCCGGCGATGGCCTTTCCCAATGCGGGAAATCTGGGGCTGCCGCTGTGCCTCTTCGCCTTCGGCGAGGCGGGGCTCGGCCTTGCCGTGCTGTTCTATGCGGTGATGTCGGTGGGGCAGTTCACGCTGGGGCCGGCACTGGCGGCGGGGCGCTTCGACCTGGGGCAGATGGTGCGCACGCCGACGATCTATGCGGTGGCGCTCGCCGTGGCGATCCAGCTGGCGGAGCTTCCCCTGCCCGCCTGGATCGGCAACACCACCACGCTGCTGGGCAATTGCGCGGTGCCGCTGATGCTGTTCTCGCTGGGGGTGGCGCTGTCGAAGCTGCAGCTGTCGGGGGCGGTGCGGGCGCTGTCGATGTCGGCCTTCCGGCTGTCCGCCGGCTTCGCCATGGGGCTGCTGGTGGCCTGGGCGATGGGGCTGACCGGGGCGACGCGCGGCGTGGTTCTGGTGCAGAGTTCGATGCCGGTGGCGGTCTTTAACTACCTGTGGGCTCTGCGCTACGACAATTCGCCGGAGGATGTGGCGGGCATGGTGCTGGGCTCCACCGCCATGGCCTTCGTGGCGCTGCCGGCGCTTCTGATGATGGTGATGCAATAG
- a CDS encoding OsmC family protein, whose amino-acid sequence MAHREHRYAVRVEWTGNLGTGTSGYRAYSRDHSIGAGAKPAIPGSSDPAFRGDPARWNPEDLLVASLSACHQLWYLHLCASAGIAVTAYADEAEGVMEEGADGGGQFSSVVLRPRVTLAPGSDAATALALHHDAAEKCFIARSVNFPVRHEPAVEVAG is encoded by the coding sequence ATGGCGCACAGGGAACACCGCTATGCCGTGCGGGTCGAATGGACCGGCAATCTCGGCACCGGCACGTCGGGCTACCGGGCCTACAGCCGCGACCACAGCATCGGCGCCGGGGCCAAGCCGGCGATCCCCGGCTCCTCCGACCCGGCCTTCCGCGGCGATCCGGCGCGCTGGAACCCGGAGGACCTGCTCGTCGCCTCGCTGTCGGCCTGCCACCAGCTGTGGTACCTGCATCTCTGCGCCAGCGCCGGAATCGCCGTCACCGCCTATGCCGACGAGGCCGAAGGGGTGATGGAGGAGGGGGCGGACGGCGGCGGGCAGTTCAGCAGCGTCGTGCTGCGGCCGCGGGTGACGCTGGCGCCGGGATCGGACGCCGCGACGGCGCTGGCCCTGCATCACGACGCGGCGGAGAAGTGCTTCATCGCCCGCTCGGTCAACTTCCCGGTCCGGCACGAGCCGGCGGTGGAGGTGGCGGGATGA
- a CDS encoding nitroreductase, with protein MSDAPALSAPALSVLDAVAGRRSVRAFLPKPVERETVLRILDLAARAPSGSNIQPWKVHAIAGEARAALSAELLAAHEAGEPEVPEYPYYPESWREPYLGRRRTVGWALYGSLGIGKGDRERMARQHGRNWLFFGAPVGLFFTIDRDMGKGAWLDLGMFMQNVMIVARGFGLETCPQAAFCYRHAITARHLGLPDTEIIASGMALGHADWSAPENNFPTEREPAEAFTRFTGFRQD; from the coding sequence ATGAGCGACGCCCCTGCCCTCTCCGCCCCTGCCCTTTCGGTCCTCGACGCCGTCGCCGGCCGGCGCAGCGTCCGTGCCTTCTTGCCCAAGCCGGTGGAGCGGGAGACGGTGCTGCGCATCCTCGACCTCGCCGCGCGGGCGCCGAGCGGGTCCAATATCCAGCCCTGGAAGGTCCACGCCATCGCCGGGGAGGCGCGCGCCGCCCTGTCGGCCGAGCTGCTGGCCGCCCATGAGGCGGGGGAGCCGGAGGTGCCGGAATATCCCTATTACCCGGAAAGCTGGCGGGAGCCCTATCTGGGCCGGCGGCGGACGGTGGGGTGGGCGCTCTACGGCTCGCTCGGCATCGGCAAGGGCGACCGCGAGCGCATGGCGCGGCAGCATGGCCGCAACTGGCTGTTCTTCGGGGCGCCGGTCGGGCTGTTCTTCACCATCGACCGCGACATGGGCAAGGGCGCCTGGCTCGACCTCGGCATGTTCATGCAGAATGTCATGATCGTCGCCCGCGGCTTCGGGCTGGAGACCTGCCCGCAGGCGGCCTTCTGCTACCGCCACGCCATCACCGCCCGCCATCTGGGGCTGCCCGACACCGAGATCATCGCCAGCGGCATGGCGCTGGGCCACGCCGACTGGTCGGCGCCGGAGAACAACTTTCCGACCGAACGCGAGCCGGCGGAAGCCTTCACGCGCTTCACCGGGTTCCGTCAGGACTGA
- a CDS encoding NAD(+) synthase, translating into MSFTSIYRHGFARVAACTTRCTPADPAANAAAILEAARACHDKSVAVALFPELALSGYAIDDLLMQDPLIDAVEQAILDLVQASAGLMPLLLVGAPLLYDGRLYNTAVAIHRGELLGVVPKQHLPNYREFYERRQFASGTGTDGGTIRIGDLTAPFGPDLLFSAEDQPGLVVHAEICEDLWVPAPPSTMAALAGATVLANLSASNITIGKSDTRRLLAKSQSARCLAAYLYSSAGTGESTTDLAWDGQTSIFENGEMLAETDRFPDGAQMAVADVDLDLLRQERLRQGTFDDNRRLHGSAAGGFRTVAFRLDATEEDVGLLRVVPRLPFVPASTERLEQDCYEAYNIQVAGLVQRLRATGIGKLVIGVSGGLDSTHALIVAARAMDRLGLPRSGILAYTMPGFGTSEGTKSNAWRLMTALGVTAQELDIRPAANQMLKDMDHPFARGEAVYDITFENVQAGLRTDYLFRLANHHNGIVLGTGDLSELALGWCTYGVGDQMSHYNVNAGVPKTLIQHLIRWVGRTGQFQQEVSETLDAILKTEISPELVPAGSDKALQSSESVVGPYDLQDFNLFYVLRYGFRPSKIAFLARHAWADVEKGDWPEGYPLEKRRAYSPAEIRDWLRVFLRRFFGFSQFKRSAMPNGPKVTAGGSLSPRGDWRAPSDGNARIWLEELEREVPAE; encoded by the coding sequence ATGAGCTTCACCTCGATCTATCGGCACGGGTTCGCGCGGGTGGCCGCCTGCACGACGCGCTGCACCCCGGCGGACCCGGCGGCCAACGCCGCGGCCATCCTGGAGGCGGCGCGCGCCTGCCACGACAAGTCGGTGGCGGTCGCGCTGTTCCCGGAGCTGGCGCTGTCCGGCTATGCCATCGACGATCTGCTGATGCAGGACCCGCTGATCGACGCGGTGGAGCAGGCGATCCTTGATCTGGTGCAGGCCTCGGCCGGGCTGATGCCGCTGCTGCTGGTCGGCGCGCCGCTGCTGTATGACGGGCGGCTCTACAACACGGCGGTGGCGATCCACCGCGGCGAGCTGCTGGGCGTGGTGCCGAAGCAGCATCTGCCCAACTACCGGGAATTCTACGAACGGCGGCAGTTCGCCTCCGGCACCGGCACGGATGGCGGGACGATCCGCATCGGCGACCTGACCGCCCCCTTCGGCCCCGACCTGCTGTTCTCGGCCGAGGATCAGCCGGGGCTGGTCGTGCATGCCGAGATCTGCGAGGACCTGTGGGTTCCCGCCCCGCCCAGCACAATGGCGGCGCTTGCCGGCGCCACCGTTCTGGCCAACCTGTCGGCCAGCAACATCACCATCGGCAAGTCCGACACCCGCCGGCTTCTGGCGAAATCGCAGTCGGCGCGCTGTCTGGCGGCCTATCTCTATTCGTCGGCCGGGACGGGGGAATCGACCACCGATCTCGCCTGGGACGGCCAGACCTCGATCTTCGAGAATGGCGAGATGCTGGCGGAGACCGACCGCTTCCCCGACGGCGCCCAGATGGCGGTGGCCGACGTGGATTTGGACCTGCTGCGGCAGGAACGGCTGCGCCAGGGCACCTTCGACGACAACCGGCGCCTGCACGGCTCCGCCGCCGGCGGCTTCCGCACCGTCGCCTTCCGGCTGGATGCAACGGAGGAGGATGTCGGGCTGCTGCGCGTGGTGCCGCGCCTGCCCTTCGTCCCGGCCAGCACCGAACGGCTGGAGCAGGACTGCTACGAGGCCTACAACATCCAGGTCGCCGGGCTGGTACAGCGGCTGCGCGCGACGGGCATCGGGAAGCTGGTGATCGGCGTGTCGGGCGGGCTGGACAGCACCCACGCCCTGATCGTCGCCGCCCGCGCCATGGACCGGCTGGGCCTGCCGCGCAGCGGCATCCTCGCCTACACCATGCCCGGCTTCGGCACCAGCGAGGGCACCAAGTCGAATGCGTGGCGGCTGATGACGGCGCTGGGGGTGACGGCGCAGGAGCTGGACATCCGGCCGGCCGCCAACCAGATGCTGAAGGACATGGACCACCCCTTCGCCCGCGGCGAGGCGGTGTATGACATCACCTTCGAGAATGTGCAGGCGGGCCTGCGCACCGATTACCTGTTCCGGCTCGCCAACCACCACAACGGCATCGTTCTGGGCACCGGCGATTTGTCGGAACTGGCGCTGGGCTGGTGTACCTATGGCGTCGGCGACCAGATGTCCCACTACAATGTCAATGCCGGCGTGCCGAAGACGCTGATCCAGCACCTGATCCGCTGGGTCGGCCGCACCGGTCAGTTCCAGCAGGAGGTGTCGGAGACGCTGGACGCCATCCTGAAGACGGAAATTTCGCCGGAACTGGTGCCGGCCGGGTCGGACAAGGCGCTGCAGAGCTCCGAATCCGTGGTCGGGCCGTATGATCTGCAGGACTTCAACCTGTTCTACGTGCTGCGCTATGGCTTCCGCCCGTCGAAGATCGCCTTCCTGGCCCGCCATGCCTGGGCCGACGTCGAAAAGGGCGACTGGCCGGAGGGTTATCCGCTGGAGAAGCGCCGCGCCTACAGCCCGGCGGAGATCCGCGACTGGCTGCGCGTGTTCCTGCGCCGCTTCTTCGGCTTCAGCCAGTTCAAGCGCTCGGCCATGCCGAACGGGCCGAAGGTGACGGCCGGCGGGTCCCTGTCGCCGCGCGGCGACTGGCGCGCGCCGTCCGACGGCAACGCCCGCATCTGGCTGGAGGAACTGGAACGCGAGGTTCCGGCGGAGTGA
- a CDS encoding flagellar biosynthesis regulator FlaF, translating into MKPTPTYANKPTSDNPRDVEAWALAEAARRIIAASHAKDEKAFREALQLNQRLWTIFQAAITEEDCGHPPEVRTNIAALSLLVDRETTNRLIDLDFGKIDTLVNINRNVASGLTAQGQFIAAQQATQPHAGTPQAAAPQAPAAPQAGAPAPGQPPAGMRPAVPPRPMTTPDAAPVNRESLRISI; encoded by the coding sequence ATGAAGCCGACTCCCACCTACGCCAACAAGCCGACCTCGGACAATCCGCGCGACGTCGAGGCTTGGGCCCTGGCGGAAGCGGCGCGCCGCATCATCGCCGCCAGCCATGCCAAGGACGAAAAGGCCTTCCGCGAGGCTCTTCAGCTGAACCAGCGCCTGTGGACCATCTTCCAGGCGGCGATCACCGAAGAGGATTGCGGCCATCCGCCGGAGGTCCGCACGAACATCGCGGCCCTGTCGCTGCTGGTCGACCGCGAAACGACCAACCGTCTGATCGACCTGGATTTCGGCAAGATCGACACGCTGGTCAACATCAACCGCAACGTCGCCAGCGGCCTGACCGCCCAGGGCCAGTTCATCGCCGCCCAGCAGGCGACCCAGCCGCATGCTGGCACGCCGCAGGCCGCCGCCCCGCAGGCTCCGGCCGCTCCCCAGGCGGGCGCTCCGGCACCGGGGCAGCCGCCCGCCGGCATGCGTCCTGCCGTGCCGCCGCGGCCGATGACCACCCCCGACGCCGCCCCGGTCAACCGCGAGTCCCTGCGCATCTCGATCTGA
- a CDS encoding glycosyltransferase family 9 protein, producing the protein MSRILFITSNRLGDAVLSTGLLDHLTRAYPDARLTIACGPLPAPLFRSVPGLERLIPLAKRSYARHWLRLWLDCVGTRWDLVVDLRNSAVGRLVPARRRVFHAKPPRPMHKVEENAALLGLSPPPAPRLWIDDAARRQADALIPAGTGPFLAVGPTANWLGKEWPADRFARLAQRLTGQGGALQGARVAVLAAGPERERARPVLDALGDRAIDLTGRTDPMAAAACLERAALYVGNDSGLMHIAAAAGVPTVGLFGPGYPAIYGPWGPRGRVVVSEVPQADLLARVAADPNARGLMDGIAEDRVAQVADMLLAESPSLCDQFAANPDSAAELPPLR; encoded by the coding sequence ATGAGCCGCATCCTGTTCATCACCTCCAACCGGCTGGGCGACGCGGTGCTGTCCACCGGGCTTCTCGACCACCTGACCCGGGCCTATCCGGACGCGCGGCTGACCATCGCCTGCGGGCCGCTGCCGGCGCCGCTGTTCCGCTCCGTGCCGGGGCTGGAGCGGCTGATTCCGCTGGCGAAGCGCTCCTACGCCCGGCACTGGCTGCGGCTGTGGCTGGATTGCGTCGGCACGCGCTGGGATCTGGTGGTCGATCTGCGCAACTCGGCGGTCGGGCGGCTGGTGCCGGCCCGCCGGCGGGTCTTCCACGCCAAGCCGCCCCGCCCGATGCACAAGGTGGAGGAGAATGCCGCCCTGCTCGGCCTGTCGCCGCCGCCGGCCCCGCGCCTGTGGATCGACGATGCGGCGCGGCGGCAGGCCGACGCCCTGATCCCGGCCGGAACCGGGCCGTTCCTGGCGGTCGGGCCGACCGCCAACTGGCTGGGCAAGGAATGGCCGGCCGACCGCTTCGCCCGGCTGGCCCAGCGATTGACAGGGCAGGGGGGCGCGCTGCAGGGCGCCCGCGTGGCCGTGCTGGCCGCCGGGCCGGAGCGCGAGCGGGCGCGGCCCGTGCTCGACGCGCTGGGCGACCGCGCCATCGACCTGACCGGCCGCACCGACCCGATGGCGGCGGCGGCCTGCCTGGAGCGCGCCGCCCTCTATGTCGGCAACGACAGCGGGCTGATGCACATCGCGGCGGCGGCCGGCGTGCCGACGGTCGGCCTGTTCGGTCCCGGCTATCCCGCCATCTACGGTCCGTGGGGGCCGCGCGGGCGGGTGGTGGTCAGCGAGGTTCCCCAGGCGGATCTGCTGGCCCGCGTCGCCGCCGATCCCAATGCCCGCGGCCTGATGGACGGCATCGCCGAGGACCGGGTGGCGCAGGTCGCCGACATGCTCCTGGCTGAATCGCCAAGCCTCTGTGACCAGTTTGCGGCGAACCCTGACTCCGCAGCCGAGCTACCCCCGTTGCGTTGA
- the lptF gene encoding LPS export ABC transporter permease LptF, with translation MNRLQRYLFRNLLIATLYSTAGLTLTIWLSQSLRLIEIVVSAGAPMGMFLWLLLLTVPTFLGVVLPLALVGAILFTYNKMATDSELVVMRAAGVGPLSLSQPALVLAVGVMAVVLTLNVWITPAAHRELVRMEYTVRSDYSQLFLREGVFNEVGDHFSVFLRDRDADGNLHKVLIHDGRQPDKPITIMGDRAVMQTGPEGTRFVVYDGNRQELDRKTNRLSQLFFERYAVDLKAVAPQAAERWPDARERSTAELMSGDVPAQDDRMRRGLIAELHHRFSSPLLALTYALVALSALLSGEFNRRGQSSRVTIAVLLVMGLQAGALGLTSLAGKATVFVPLMYAMPLVMLLPALWVMSRGLMLRPGRRHSAGDTAGDKAGDAAGRAS, from the coding sequence ATGAACCGACTGCAACGGTACCTGTTCCGCAACCTGCTGATCGCCACCCTCTATTCGACGGCGGGCCTGACGCTGACCATCTGGCTCAGCCAGTCGCTGCGCCTGATCGAGATCGTGGTCAGCGCCGGCGCGCCGATGGGCATGTTCCTGTGGCTGCTGCTGCTGACGGTGCCGACCTTTCTCGGCGTCGTCCTGCCGCTGGCGCTGGTCGGTGCGATCCTGTTCACCTACAACAAGATGGCGACCGACAGCGAGCTGGTGGTGATGCGCGCGGCCGGCGTCGGCCCGCTGTCGCTGTCGCAGCCGGCGCTGGTGCTGGCGGTCGGGGTGATGGCCGTGGTCCTCACCCTGAATGTCTGGATCACCCCCGCCGCCCATCGCGAACTGGTGCGGATGGAATACACGGTGCGCAGCGACTATTCGCAGCTGTTCCTGCGCGAAGGCGTGTTCAACGAGGTCGGCGACCATTTCAGCGTCTTCCTGCGCGACCGCGACGCCGACGGCAACCTGCACAAGGTGCTGATCCATGACGGGCGCCAGCCGGACAAGCCGATCACGATCATGGGCGACCGCGCGGTGATGCAGACCGGGCCGGAGGGCACGCGCTTTGTCGTCTATGACGGCAACCGGCAGGAGCTGGACCGCAAGACCAACCGGCTGTCGCAGCTGTTCTTCGAACGCTACGCCGTGGACCTGAAGGCGGTGGCGCCGCAGGCGGCGGAACGCTGGCCCGACGCCCGCGAGCGCAGCACGGCGGAGCTGATGTCGGGCGACGTGCCGGCGCAGGACGACCGCATGCGCCGCGGCCTGATCGCGGAGCTGCACCACCGCTTCTCCTCGCCGCTGCTGGCCCTGACCTATGCCCTGGTGGCGCTGTCGGCGCTGCTGTCGGGCGAGTTCAACCGGCGCGGCCAGTCCTCCCGCGTGACCATCGCCGTGCTGCTGGTGATGGGGCTGCAGGCGGGGGCGCTGGGCCTGACCAGCCTCGCCGGCAAGGCGACCGTCTTCGTGCCGCTGATGTACGCCATGCCGCTTGTCATGCTGCTGCCGGCGCTGTGGGTGATGTCGCGCGGGCTGATGCTGCGGCCGGGGCGCCGGCATTCCGCCGGGGACACCGCCGGGGACAAGGCTGGAGACGCCGCCGGGCGCGCGTCATGA